Proteins from a genomic interval of Garra rufa chromosome 4, GarRuf1.0, whole genome shotgun sequence:
- the LOC141333438 gene encoding transcription factor E2F7-like: MKCLTLKDLLSARTLVNKTGSDDTGNKNDQKENICMDRRKMTPLKCETAAVNGLRRVSSPDIAHITPIKHVEKVHPDPWTPTANLKMLISAASPDIRDREMKKTLFRPIENEEKAIEEDEEEELDDSCQYEALDDSERRPSRKQKSLGLLCQKFLALYPDYPETSEIINISLDEVATRLGVERRRIYDIVNVLESLMLVSRMAKNLYVWHGRSALPQTLQDLHQAGREQGYHLQMDQREGSSPYAAHHMQNTHDRPKKKANYPEEDEAAGLDMFLFAELL, encoded by the exons ATGAAGTGTTTAACTTTAAAGGATTTGCTTAGTGCGAGGACGCTAGTGAATAAGACAGGCTCAGATGATACTGGCAACAAGAATGACCAGAAA GAGAACATCTGCATGGACCGAAGAAAAATGACACCACTGAAGTGCGAGACAGCAGCTGTGAATGGACTTAGGAGAGTTTCCAGCCCAGATATTGCCCATATAACCCCTATTAAACATGTGGAGAAGGTCCATCCGGACCCCTGGACCCCAACAGCCAACCTAAAAATGCTGATCAGCGCTGCTAGCCCAGATATCCGGGACAGGGAGATGAAGAAAACCCTCTTTAGACCCATTGAAAATGAAGAGAAGGCAATAGAGGAGGATGAAGAGGAAGAACTTGACGACTCGTGTCAG TATGAAGCGTTGGACGATTCTGAGAGGAGACCCAGTCGCAAACAGAAGAGTTTGGGGCTTTTGTGTCAGAAATTTCTGGCCTTGTACCCTGATTACCCAGAAACCTCTGAGATCATCAATATTTCTCTGGATGAGGTGGCCACACGCTTGG GTGTTGAGAGGCGACGTATCTACGACATTGTGAACGTACTGGAGTCTCTAATGCTGGTGAGCAGAATGGCTAAGAATCTGTACGTGTGGCACGGACGTTCAGCGCTGCCGCAGACCCTGCAGGACCTCCATCAGGCGGGTCGAGAGCAGGGCTACCATCTACAGATGGACCAGAGAGAAGGAAGCAGCCCGTATGCCGCCCACCACATGCAAAACACACACG ACAGGCCAAAGAAGAAAGCTAATTATCCAGAGGAAGATGAAGCTGCAGGTTTAGACATGTTTCTGTTTGCTGAGCTCCTGTAG